From Erigeron canadensis isolate Cc75 chromosome 8, C_canadensis_v1, whole genome shotgun sequence, one genomic window encodes:
- the LOC122610622 gene encoding ethylene-responsive transcription factor ERF056-like encodes MSSKIKDAGINGGEQKKEDKKLPLHASSRKGCMKGKGGPLNAFCTFKGVRQRTWGRWVSEIREPKSKTRIWLGTYNTARDAALAYDSAARKLFGPDARLNLPDEAPTLPKEPTYTQKAVALNNATAEARHRFITKIKMRQQYEKEWHIRMYMQMILEKQVEMERNHKQIQGAISGMTNLTIEKPHFEEEIVDENKMHFESKFNSYLNINLPEFDDSRMWKEAASTMDYQMQVICDPGIDASSFNDTIGIELKNPLME; translated from the exons atgagtAGCAAGATTAAGGATGCCGGAATCAATGGTGGTGAACAGAAAAAGGAAGATAAAAAGCTTCCACTCCATGCAAGTTCAAGGAAAGGTTGCATGAAAGGGAAAGGTGGTCCTTTGAATGCTTTTTGCACTTTCAAAGGTGTCCGTCAGCGAACATGGGGCCGATGGGTGTCCGAAATCCGTGAACCCAAATCCAAGACCCGTATTTGGTTGGGAACTTACAATACTGCCCGTGATGCTGCCTTGGCTTACGATTCTGCTGCCCGCAAATTGTTTGGCCCCGATGCTCGTTTGAACCTTCCTGATGAGGCTCCTACGTTGCCAAAGGAGCCCACATATACCCAGAAGGCTGTTGCATTGAATAATGCAACGGCTGAGGCCAG GCATCGTTTTATTACGAAGATCAAAATGAGGCAACAATACGAGAAGGAATGGCATATAAGGATGTACATGCAAATGATCCTCGAGAAACAGGTAGAGATGGAAAGGAATCATAAGCAAATTCAAGGTGCAATCTCTGGAATGACAAATCTCACAATTGAGAAGCCACATTTTGAAGAAGAGATTGTTGATGAAAACAAGATGCATTTTGAATCAAAATTCAATAGTTATTTGAACATTAATTTGCCAGAGTTTGATGACTCTAGAATGTGGAAGGAGGCAGCTTCAACTATGGATTACCAAATGCAGGTGATTTGTGATCCGGGAATTGATGCTTCTAGCTTCAACGATACGATCGGTATCGAGCTCAAAAACCCTCTAATGGAGTGA